A window of the Calditrichota bacterium genome harbors these coding sequences:
- a CDS encoding sulfite exporter TauE/SafE family protein, with product MTFEYWYVFPVSILFATIAMASGVGGATFFSPFFMLGLGLSPEIAIGTGLITEVFGFASGLYAYAYKKLIDYKLGLALLMVTVPMALVGTWAASAIEPDILKAILGVGLFGVAASFLKSPDAHEIERLDKLITVDFGEQKAETCLVTRKNEKICYTVCNKTQGRMISGIGGLFVGMISTGLGELNSYFLLQRCRVPSAVSVATSVFVVAITALSASIGHFYKFTTLGAPTLNIVLSVVIFTVPGVILGAQLGSFLSRKIPQVVFEKGLGILFIIVAALTLGEVIL from the coding sequence ATGACGTTTGAATATTGGTACGTATTTCCTGTTTCAATTTTATTCGCGACAATTGCCATGGCGTCCGGTGTCGGCGGCGCAACATTTTTTTCGCCGTTTTTCATGCTGGGTCTGGGTTTGTCTCCGGAAATTGCCATCGGTACCGGTCTCATCACTGAGGTTTTTGGGTTTGCCAGCGGTCTGTACGCTTACGCTTACAAAAAATTGATCGATTACAAATTAGGACTGGCGCTGCTGATGGTGACTGTGCCCATGGCGTTGGTTGGCACTTGGGCTGCCAGCGCGATTGAACCGGATATTTTGAAAGCAATTTTAGGTGTCGGACTTTTTGGCGTGGCTGCCAGTTTTCTCAAATCCCCGGATGCGCACGAAATCGAGCGGCTGGACAAATTGATCACAGTTGATTTTGGAGAACAAAAGGCGGAGACCTGTCTCGTTACCCGCAAGAACGAAAAAATCTGTTACACGGTGTGCAACAAAACGCAGGGGCGGATGATTTCCGGCATCGGCGGCTTGTTTGTAGGAATGATTTCCACCGGACTGGGCGAACTGAACAGTTATTTTCTTTTGCAGCGCTGCCGCGTGCCCAGCGCGGTGTCCGTGGCGACCAGCGTTTTTGTTGTGGCAATTACTGCGCTGTCGGCGTCAATCGGTCATTTTTACAAATTTACCACGCTCGGCGCTCCGACGCTGAACATTGTTTTGAGCGTCGTTATTTTTACTGTGCCGGGCGTCATTCTCGGGGCGCAATTAGGTTCTTTTCTTTCCAGAAAAATCCCACAAGTGGTGTTCGAAAAAGGTCTGGGAATTTTATTCATCATCGTCGCGGCGCTTACGCTGGGTGAGGTAATTTTATGA
- a CDS encoding DUF547 domain-containing protein encodes MKKRTLIMGIMTMIMWNIIAAAEKFDHSLFDAILQKYVSQGWVDYAALQKNHDPLTEYLTKLERVDANEFKNWATNEQKAFWINAYNALTLEAILQNYPIQYGGLLARARFPKSSIRQIRNVWDRAWHKVMGKDLTLNQIEHEILRKKFADPRIHFVLVCASVGCPKLENRAFQAENLDQRLDAAAKKFIMDAEKVRLNKNKNQLFLSSIFDWYRGDFSNYQSEKLQNVDYSKEEKFVLAFIFKYLPKLDQEYILKNQPKIKFLNYDWSLNEKK; translated from the coding sequence ATGAAAAAACGAACATTAATCATGGGAATCATGACAATGATAATGTGGAATATTATTGCTGCTGCGGAAAAATTTGATCACTCGTTGTTTGACGCCATTCTGCAAAAGTATGTTTCGCAGGGATGGGTGGATTACGCCGCACTGCAGAAAAATCACGATCCGCTCACAGAATATTTGACTAAATTGGAGCGCGTTGACGCAAACGAATTTAAAAACTGGGCGACAAATGAACAAAAAGCATTCTGGATCAACGCCTACAACGCGTTGACGCTGGAGGCGATCCTGCAAAATTATCCCATTCAATACGGCGGATTGCTCGCTCGCGCGCGTTTCCCGAAGAGCAGTATTCGCCAGATCAGAAATGTCTGGGATCGCGCCTGGCACAAAGTCATGGGAAAAGATTTGACGCTGAATCAGATTGAGCACGAAATCTTGCGCAAAAAATTTGCTGATCCGCGCATTCATTTTGTTCTGGTTTGTGCGTCTGTCGGCTGTCCCAAATTGGAAAATCGCGCGTTCCAGGCAGAAAATCTGGATCAAAGACTCGATGCCGCGGCGAAGAAATTTATTATGGATGCGGAAAAAGTGAGATTGAATAAAAACAAAAATCAACTGTTTTTGTCGTCTATTTTTGACTGGTATCGCGGGGATTTTTCCAATTATCAAAGCGAAAAACTTCAAAATGTTGATTACTCGAAAGAAGAAAAATTCGTACTGGCTTTTATTTTCAAATATTTGCCTAAATTAGATCAGGAATACATTTTAAAAAATCAACCGAAAATTAAATTTCTAAATTACGATTGGTCTTTAAATGAAAAGAAATAA
- the rpiA gene encoding ribose 5-phosphate isomerase A yields MISERPKTRDELKQLAAIRALDFVKSDMVLGVGSGSTVYFLLKKLGEKIRSGTLSAICAIPSSLRTQKLAEEFGVPMTDFLHHPRIDLTIDGADEVDAGLNLIKGGGGALLREKILAQNSDRLFIIADETKIVERLGLKFPLPAEVIPFALEPSMSFLKKMGFEPNVRKAENEKFFTTDQGNFIIDFFLKENTDLTELAKILAERAGIVEHGLFLQMADRVIVGTQTGVQIIDKFTRAVE; encoded by the coding sequence ATGATTAGCGAACGACCAAAAACGAGAGATGAACTCAAGCAATTGGCGGCAATTCGGGCGCTTGATTTTGTGAAATCGGACATGGTTTTAGGCGTCGGCTCCGGTTCAACGGTATATTTTTTGCTGAAAAAACTTGGCGAAAAAATTCGCTCCGGAACTTTGTCCGCTATTTGCGCCATTCCCAGCTCGCTGCGAACGCAAAAATTGGCTGAAGAGTTTGGCGTTCCAATGACTGATTTTTTGCATCATCCGCGAATCGATCTGACAATCGACGGCGCCGATGAGGTGGATGCGGGGCTTAATTTGATAAAAGGCGGCGGCGGCGCATTGTTGCGTGAAAAGATTTTAGCGCAAAATAGCGATCGCCTTTTTATTATTGCCGATGAAACAAAGATCGTGGAAAGATTGGGTCTGAAATTTCCTTTGCCGGCCGAAGTGATTCCTTTTGCTCTGGAGCCGTCAATGTCTTTTTTGAAAAAAATGGGATTTGAACCGAACGTTCGGAAAGCCGAAAATGAAAAGTTTTTCACGACCGATCAGGGAAATTTTATCATCGATTTTTTTCTAAAAGAGAATACCGATCTTACTGAACTGGCAAAAATTTTGGCGGAACGCGCCGGAATCGTAGAGCACGGATTATTTTTACAAATGGCGGATCGGGTGATTGTCGGGACGCAGACTGGCGTTCAAATTATCGATAAATTTACCCGTGCCGTGGAATAA
- a CDS encoding TVP38/TMEM64 family protein, with product MVTNEKKSNAKWLRPLVLVGIVVAIVALFRFTPLEVSDFKPEKIRNFILHFGIWAPVIFILIYALRGAVLIIPVGMMSLAGGLTFGKWMGTLYILIGATLGASLSFFIARYFGRKFIENFAWLHKGKIKKFDSNIEKNGFRMMLFMRLIPLFQYDAVNFGGGLSKMKFRDFFWASFIGMAPGGFINAVLGSSLDNVISVQFFAALGFFFLLMFVPTIYKKLKSNKQTADLANETVGN from the coding sequence ATGGTAACAAATGAAAAAAAATCGAATGCAAAATGGCTGCGGCCGCTCGTTCTCGTCGGAATTGTTGTAGCGATTGTGGCGCTGTTTCGCTTCACGCCGCTGGAAGTATCTGATTTCAAACCTGAAAAAATTCGCAATTTTATTCTCCATTTTGGCATCTGGGCGCCGGTGATATTTATTTTAATCTATGCACTCCGCGGCGCGGTTTTGATTATTCCTGTCGGAATGATGTCCCTCGCCGGCGGTTTGACATTCGGTAAATGGATGGGAACTCTTTATATTTTAATTGGTGCGACTCTGGGGGCATCACTGTCATTTTTTATTGCGCGGTATTTCGGGAGAAAATTTATTGAGAATTTTGCGTGGCTACACAAGGGAAAAATCAAAAAATTTGACAGCAACATTGAAAAAAACGGCTTTCGCATGATGCTGTTCATGCGCCTGATCCCGCTTTTTCAGTACGATGCCGTGAATTTTGGCGGCGGTCTGTCGAAGATGAAGTTTCGCGACTTTTTCTGGGCCTCGTTCATCGGCATGGCGCCGGGCGGATTCATTAACGCGGTGTTGGGCAGTTCGTTGGACAATGTGATTTCGGTGCAATTTTTTGCTGCGCTGGGATTCTTCTTTCTGCTCATGTTTGTTCCGACAATCTACAAAAAATTGAAAAGCAATAAACAAACCGCAGATTTAGCGAACGAGACTGTGGGAAATTAA
- a CDS encoding FAD-dependent oxidoreductase, which produces MANYDFDLMVIGAGSGGISAANLGNQLGKKVALVEKEKIGGDCTWYGCVPSKALIKSSEIAHFVKTMEKYGLRANGNFELNTDNVMAHVRKIRENVYQEEKPEVFEKMGIKVFIGPPKFLDNHRVQIGNEVVSANKFIISTGSSPFVPPIEGIENVPYLTNENIFELEKLPDSMVVIGGGPIGTEMASALSRLGVKVTQVEMTDQILSREEPEMVKFLVDRMVADGVTFLTQSRATKLGKKGNKVIVTVVGNHDGESREVETDAVLIAVGRRPNVDGLNLENAGVEFDRKGIKTDATLRTTAKNIYACGDVIGSYQFSHIAEYHAGIAVPNAVLPLPVKRKVNYENIVWATFTDPEVAHAGLTESEAREKFGRKIKIYTFPYDRVDRAKTDLQTTGMSKFVVGKGGKLLGIHIVGERAAELLHEAQLAKSLKIPFHKIQKMIHIYPTYGDVVKRPSVQAFAARITENPVVKFVRKIAGK; this is translated from the coding sequence ATGGCGAATTATGATTTTGATTTAATGGTAATCGGCGCCGGTTCCGGCGGTATCAGCGCGGCAAATCTGGGCAACCAATTGGGCAAAAAAGTGGCGTTGGTGGAAAAAGAAAAAATCGGCGGGGATTGTACCTGGTACGGCTGCGTGCCCAGCAAGGCGTTGATCAAATCCAGCGAAATCGCTCATTTTGTGAAAACAATGGAAAAATATGGTTTGCGAGCAAACGGAAATTTCGAGTTGAATACTGATAACGTCATGGCTCATGTGCGAAAAATTCGCGAGAATGTATATCAGGAAGAAAAACCTGAAGTCTTTGAAAAAATGGGCATTAAAGTTTTCATCGGCCCACCGAAATTTTTGGACAACCATCGCGTGCAAATTGGCAATGAAGTTGTTTCGGCAAATAAATTCATTATTTCCACCGGCTCAAGTCCGTTTGTTCCGCCGATCGAGGGAATAGAGAACGTGCCCTATCTCACTAATGAAAATATTTTTGAACTGGAAAAATTACCGGACTCGATGGTCGTCATCGGCGGCGGACCCATCGGCACGGAAATGGCTTCTGCCCTGAGCCGACTCGGCGTGAAAGTGACCCAGGTGGAAATGACCGATCAGATTTTGTCGCGCGAGGAACCGGAAATGGTAAAGTTTCTCGTCGATCGCATGGTTGCTGACGGCGTTACATTTTTGACGCAGTCCCGAGCTACGAAGCTGGGGAAAAAAGGAAATAAAGTGATCGTTACTGTGGTTGGGAATCACGATGGCGAAAGCAGAGAGGTCGAAACAGATGCTGTGTTGATCGCTGTCGGCAGAAGGCCCAACGTGGACGGCTTGAATTTGGAAAATGCGGGCGTCGAATTTGATCGCAAAGGCATCAAAACTGACGCTACACTGCGGACCACGGCGAAAAATATTTACGCCTGCGGAGATGTCATCGGCTCGTATCAGTTCAGTCACATCGCTGAATATCACGCCGGAATTGCTGTTCCCAATGCGGTTTTGCCGTTGCCGGTCAAGAGAAAAGTTAACTACGAAAATATCGTCTGGGCGACGTTCACCGATCCGGAAGTGGCACATGCGGGGCTGACCGAATCAGAGGCACGGGAAAAATTTGGCAGGAAAATCAAAATTTACACTTTTCCCTACGATCGTGTAGATCGAGCGAAAACAGATTTGCAGACCACGGGCATGAGCAAATTTGTCGTCGGCAAAGGCGGAAAATTATTGGGGATTCACATTGTTGGCGAGCGCGCTGCGGAACTGTTGCACGAAGCGCAACTGGCAAAATCGTTGAAGATTCCCTTTCACAAAATCCAGAAAATGATTCACATTTATCCCACTTACGGCGACGTGGTGAAACGACCGTCGGTTCAGGCATTTGCCGCAAGAATTACTGAAAATCCGGTAGTGAAATTTGTGAGAAAAATTGCCGGAAAATGA
- a CDS encoding glycosyltransferase family 2 protein, with amino-acid sequence MKISVVIPTLNEAKNIRSLLAYLKNLDSDLDLIVADADSHDGTAELAAPLAKVVPSQRRGRGAQMNAGAKRANGDIFWFIHADCFPHPDSVAALKKILSDPEVVGGAFEYSLDADGWFFRFAEFVSNHKNHVLQTFYGDMGIFVRRNVFQRMGGYKEIPLMEDMDFCTRLKKEGKIAILPLRIRTSARRWIEEGIIKNLVRNWMLQIAWKLGASAESLAKWYKF; translated from the coding sequence TTGAAAATATCGGTGGTCATCCCCACGCTCAACGAAGCTAAAAATATACGGTCGCTACTCGCATATTTGAAAAATCTGGATTCTGATCTTGATCTCATCGTCGCCGACGCGGACAGCCATGACGGGACTGCCGAATTAGCCGCGCCGCTGGCAAAAGTCGTTCCTTCACAACGGCGGGGGAGAGGTGCGCAAATGAATGCGGGCGCAAAAAGGGCAAATGGAGATATTTTCTGGTTCATCCACGCAGACTGTTTTCCTCATCCGGATTCAGTGGCGGCACTGAAAAAGATTCTTTCTGATCCCGAAGTTGTCGGCGGCGCTTTCGAGTACAGCCTGGACGCCGACGGCTGGTTTTTTCGTTTCGCGGAGTTTGTGTCTAATCACAAGAATCACGTTTTGCAGACTTTTTACGGCGATATGGGCATTTTCGTGCGGCGGAATGTTTTCCAACGCATGGGCGGCTACAAAGAAATTCCGCTAATGGAAGACATGGATTTTTGTACTCGGTTAAAAAAAGAAGGGAAAATCGCCATTTTGCCCCTGCGCATCCGCACATCAGCGAGACGCTGGATCGAGGAAGGAATAATCAAAAACCTTGTGCGCAATTGGATGCTGCAAATTGCCTGGAAATTAGGCGCGTCGGCGGAATCGCTGGCGAAATGGTATAAGTTTTAG
- a CDS encoding glycosyltransferase yields the protein MKRNNALLIFVKAPQSGKVKTRLNPPLREEQILKLYRVMVEELVDQFRNVDFCQVKIFCAPPSAVGQFRDWLGNDMAYYAQQGDDLGEKMHNAIKQILKKGFEKVVLIGSDIPTIDLTTIIRAFSVLENSDVTLGPSLDGGYYLIGMKKPRKVLFENIIWSTDKVLRQTIARIQQNELSLSQIEVKNDIDTYDDLVQLWKFLKKRNIREHYYYRQKLFDFLKTIFEEQFVPTKQLEEQNDD from the coding sequence ATGAAAAGAAATAATGCGCTGCTAATTTTCGTCAAAGCACCTCAATCGGGCAAGGTTAAAACCCGTCTCAATCCGCCTTTGCGCGAAGAGCAGATTTTGAAATTGTACCGTGTGATGGTCGAAGAACTCGTCGACCAATTCAGGAACGTCGATTTTTGCCAGGTAAAGATATTTTGCGCTCCCCCAAGCGCGGTTGGTCAATTTAGAGATTGGCTGGGCAATGACATGGCATATTATGCGCAACAGGGCGACGATCTTGGTGAGAAAATGCACAATGCGATCAAGCAAATTCTCAAGAAAGGATTTGAAAAAGTTGTTCTCATCGGCAGCGACATTCCCACCATCGATTTGACGACGATCATTCGAGCGTTTTCGGTGTTGGAAAATTCCGACGTGACTTTAGGACCGTCCCTGGACGGTGGCTATTATTTAATCGGAATGAAGAAACCGAGAAAAGTTTTGTTCGAAAATATTATTTGGAGCACCGACAAGGTATTGCGTCAGACCATCGCACGCATTCAACAAAACGAACTTTCGCTTTCGCAAATTGAAGTGAAAAACGACATCGATACTTACGACGATCTGGTGCAGTTGTGGAAATTTTTGAAGAAAAGAAATATCAGAGAGCACTATTATTACCGGCAAAAGTTGTTCGATTTTTTGAAAACAATTTTTGAAGAACAGTTTGTTCCCACCAAACAATTGGAGGAGCAAAATGATGACTAA
- a CDS encoding glucose-6-phosphate dehydrogenase, which yields MEKPENSTIVIFGASGDLTKRKLMPALFDLYVRGELADDFAVLGTSRSAFTDDSFREKMNSDLDQFYQKNKISKRQKREFLQHIYYQTADLTQKSEFVALKEKLLQVDAQAKTRGNFIFYLSTSPSLFAVIAENLGEIGLAKPDDENGWRRIVLEKPFGFDLQSARELNRKLQKIFLEDQIYRIDHYLGKETVQNILAFRFANGIFEPLWNRNYIHHVEVTAAESIGVEKRGKYYEKSGALRDMVQNHLLQVVATIAMEPPIKFDATDVRNEKVKVFHALRPMGEKEVEKYVIRGQYLASIIKGEAISGYREEENVDPNSRTETFVAMKFFIDNWRWGDVPFYIRTGKRLPDRVSEVVIHFKKTPHFLFQSQRSHENGDNFLIIRIQPDEGIVLRFGMKVPGAGFKIKTVDMDFHYSDLGGDTKLPDAYERLLLDCMLGDATLYARADAVDACWEFIMPILRAWQKNPDIKLFGYPSGTWGPEETRKLIEGPHVDWHYPCANLSQDTGHCEL from the coding sequence ATGGAAAAACCTGAAAATTCGACTATTGTCATCTTTGGCGCTTCCGGCGATTTGACAAAAAGAAAATTGATGCCGGCGCTTTTCGACCTGTACGTTCGCGGCGAATTGGCCGATGATTTTGCTGTTCTGGGAACAAGCCGCAGCGCATTCACCGACGACAGCTTTCGCGAAAAAATGAACTCTGATCTGGATCAATTTTACCAAAAAAACAAGATTTCCAAAAGGCAGAAGAGAGAATTTCTGCAACACATTTATTATCAAACAGCGGATTTGACTCAAAAAAGTGAATTTGTCGCGCTGAAAGAAAAACTGCTTCAGGTAGATGCGCAAGCAAAAACTCGCGGCAATTTCATTTTTTATTTGTCCACTTCGCCGTCGTTGTTCGCCGTCATCGCGGAAAATCTGGGAGAAATCGGATTAGCCAAGCCGGATGACGAGAATGGCTGGCGTCGGATCGTGCTGGAAAAGCCGTTTGGGTTTGATTTGCAGTCAGCGCGGGAGTTGAACCGCAAATTGCAGAAAATTTTTCTTGAGGATCAGATTTATCGAATAGATCACTATTTGGGAAAAGAGACGGTGCAAAATATTCTGGCGTTTCGTTTCGCCAATGGCATTTTCGAGCCGCTGTGGAATCGCAATTACATTCATCACGTGGAAGTAACGGCTGCGGAATCCATTGGCGTTGAAAAACGCGGCAAGTATTACGAGAAATCTGGCGCCCTACGCGACATGGTGCAAAATCATTTGCTGCAAGTTGTAGCGACGATTGCCATGGAGCCGCCGATTAAATTTGACGCGACGGATGTGCGAAATGAGAAAGTGAAAGTTTTCCACGCTTTGCGGCCTATGGGAGAGAAAGAAGTGGAAAAATACGTCATTCGCGGCCAGTATCTGGCATCAATCATCAAAGGAGAAGCTATTTCCGGCTATCGCGAAGAAGAAAATGTTGATCCGAATTCCCGTACCGAAACCTTTGTGGCGATGAAATTTTTCATTGATAATTGGCGTTGGGGCGATGTGCCGTTTTACATTCGCACCGGGAAAAGACTGCCGGACCGCGTTTCCGAGGTGGTAATTCATTTCAAAAAAACTCCACATTTTTTATTTCAGTCCCAGCGCTCGCATGAAAATGGCGATAATTTTCTCATCATCCGAATTCAGCCCGATGAGGGAATCGTTCTTCGCTTTGGCATGAAAGTGCCTGGCGCAGGTTTTAAAATTAAAACAGTGGACATGGATTTTCACTATTCAGACCTCGGAGGAGATACGAAACTTCCCGACGCGTACGAAAGATTATTGTTGGACTGCATGTTGGGAGACGCCACGCTTTACGCCCGTGCTGATGCCGTAGATGCGTGTTGGGAATTTATTATGCCGATTTTGCGGGCGTGGCAAAAAAATCCTGATATTAAACTTTTTGGATATCCGTCTGGAACCTGGGGGCCAGAGGAAACGCGGAAACTCATCGAAGGACCTCATGTTGATTGGCATTATCCGTGTGCAAATTTGTCGCAAGACACAGGACATTGTGAGTTATAA
- a CDS encoding HAD family phosphatase, which produces MIKAIVFDLDGTLVQTEILKARSYARAAVDLSEKKISEVEVIEAFKDVVGKSRKEVAVFLLKKFDLEHAAAAQTERFGVKEAWQAFVQVRMEIYQKFLDEPRVLKKYLCPYNMQLLKFARKSDYKTGLATMSHCAQANRVLDILEIKNYFDFVATRDDVEQGKPDPEIYLLMAQELDVEPQECLVIEDSLNGVRAAISAGTSPLAVVTDFTREAVVRSGAISLENIVNEPKNLLRTAKDILTEKCDD; this is translated from the coding sequence ATGATAAAAGCAATTGTCTTCGATCTCGATGGGACGCTGGTGCAGACGGAAATTTTGAAAGCACGGTCTTACGCTCGCGCTGCCGTTGATTTGTCCGAAAAAAAGATTTCTGAAGTAGAAGTGATTGAGGCGTTCAAAGACGTCGTGGGAAAATCCAGAAAAGAAGTGGCGGTGTTTCTGCTGAAGAAATTCGATCTGGAACATGCGGCAGCGGCTCAGACGGAAAGATTTGGCGTCAAAGAAGCGTGGCAGGCATTTGTTCAGGTACGAATGGAAATTTACCAGAAATTTTTAGACGAGCCGCGGGTGCTCAAAAAATATCTCTGTCCGTACAATATGCAGTTGCTTAAATTTGCCCGAAAAAGTGATTACAAAACCGGGCTGGCGACGATGTCCCATTGTGCGCAAGCAAACCGGGTATTGGATATTCTGGAAATAAAAAACTATTTTGATTTTGTCGCGACGAGAGACGATGTGGAGCAGGGAAAACCTGATCCGGAAATTTACTTACTCATGGCGCAGGAATTGGACGTTGAACCGCAAGAATGCCTGGTAATTGAGGATTCTCTGAACGGAGTGCGGGCGGCAATTTCCGCGGGCACGAGTCCGCTCGCCGTGGTGACAGATTTCACGCGAGAAGCTGTCGTCAGGAGTGGGGCTATTTCATTGGAAAATATTGTGAATGAACCAAAAAATTTGCTGCGCACGGCAAAAGATATTTTAACGGAAAAATGCGATGATTAG
- a CDS encoding DUF3179 domain-containing protein produces the protein MMTKKLSFFFSLLCISGKYADVVLDEITSSKVPWSQWKQAHPNTKFMKP, from the coding sequence ATGATGACTAAAAAGTTGTCGTTCTTTTTTTCTCTGCTCTGCATCAGCGGCAAATACGCGGATGTTGTGCTGGACGAAATTACGTCGTCGAAAGTGCCCTGGAGTCAGTGGAAACAGGCGCATCCGAACACGAAATTTATGAAGCCTTAA
- a CDS encoding aminoglycoside phosphotransferase family protein, whose protein sequence is MSHSFLSIAKKYLEISRVQEIMGVSDAREIAVEFLAQGEYNVNFLLKSPGKKTVLRLNTGSQMHLKNQIRYEFETLKLLEQTGVTAKPYFCDDSFALSPFGMLLMEFVPGRWLEYEKDYLKAVDVFARIHQIGYSENSPLIVADQPAREIFRECQSMATVYLHSPLGDLKIKKLLRDVFGSVQKIIDEYHEPVPWQRLALTNTEVNSSNFLIDDNSGQIKLVDWEKALFSIPAQDLSHFLVPTTTFWKTNFRFSAEQIEKFLKKYAEMSGADYRELRREVDVFWYLTCLRGVSWCSMAFVEYLQPDRFLKNDFAFQKIKIYVTEKFIKEIFLPIL, encoded by the coding sequence ATGTCCCACTCTTTTTTGTCAATCGCGAAAAAATATTTGGAAATCTCACGGGTTCAGGAAATAATGGGCGTCAGTGACGCGCGCGAAATTGCGGTGGAATTTCTGGCGCAGGGGGAATACAACGTCAATTTCCTGCTCAAATCGCCGGGAAAAAAAACCGTGTTGCGGCTGAACACCGGTAGTCAGATGCATTTGAAAAATCAGATTCGCTACGAGTTTGAGACGCTGAAATTGCTCGAACAAACCGGCGTCACGGCGAAACCTTATTTTTGCGATGATTCGTTTGCATTATCTCCTTTCGGTATGTTGCTGATGGAATTTGTACCCGGACGATGGCTGGAATACGAGAAAGATTACCTGAAAGCCGTGGATGTGTTTGCCAGAATTCATCAGATCGGCTATTCGGAAAATAGCCCGCTCATCGTCGCGGACCAGCCGGCGCGGGAAATTTTTCGCGAGTGTCAGAGTATGGCGACGGTTTATTTGCACAGTCCACTTGGCGATTTGAAAATCAAAAAATTATTGCGAGATGTTTTTGGTTCTGTGCAGAAGATTATTGACGAATATCATGAACCAGTGCCTTGGCAAAGATTAGCGCTCACGAATACCGAAGTGAATTCGAGTAATTTTTTGATCGATGACAATTCGGGACAAATCAAATTGGTGGATTGGGAAAAGGCGCTGTTTTCCATTCCGGCGCAGGATTTGAGCCATTTTCTTGTGCCCACGACGACATTCTGGAAGACCAATTTTCGTTTTTCAGCGGAACAGATTGAAAAATTTTTAAAAAAGTATGCTGAAATGAGCGGCGCGGATTATCGTGAATTGCGCCGTGAGGTCGATGTCTTTTGGTATTTGACCTGTTTGCGCGGCGTGAGTTGGTGCAGCATGGCGTTTGTGGAGTATCTTCAGCCGGACAGATTTTTGAAAAATGATTTCGCTTTTCAAAAAATTAAAATTTATGTGACAGAAAAATTCATCAAAGAGATTTTTTTGCCCATTTTGTGA
- the gnd gene encoding decarboxylating 6-phosphogluconate dehydrogenase: MKLAMIGLGKMGANMATRLLKDGHEIVAFDLNKNAVKKLEEIGAEPAFRLEELKEKLSPPRVMWVMVPSGAPTEATITQLIQMMEKGDIIIDGGNSNYRDSKRRAEMVQKSGLHFVDVGTSGGVWGLKEGYSMMIGGETEIVENLRPIFETLAPGKDTGWGHVGPSGAGHFVKMVHNGIEYGLMQAYAEGFEILKKREEFSLDLHQIAEIWRFGSVIRSWLLDLTAEALKEDQNLSDIKGWVADSGEGRWTVADAIELDVPAPVITLSLMMRFVSRQDESFAAKILAAMRNQFGGHAVKKSEN; this comes from the coding sequence ATGAAATTAGCAATGATTGGCTTAGGAAAAATGGGCGCCAACATGGCGACGCGTTTACTGAAAGACGGACATGAAATTGTAGCTTTTGATTTGAATAAAAATGCTGTGAAAAAATTGGAAGAGATCGGTGCTGAGCCCGCTTTTCGACTTGAGGAACTGAAAGAAAAATTATCGCCGCCGCGAGTTATGTGGGTAATGGTTCCGTCCGGCGCGCCCACCGAGGCGACGATTACGCAATTAATTCAAATGATGGAAAAGGGCGATATCATCATCGACGGCGGCAATAGTAATTATCGGGATAGCAAACGCCGCGCCGAAATGGTGCAAAAAAGCGGTTTGCATTTCGTGGACGTCGGCACCAGCGGCGGAGTCTGGGGACTGAAAGAAGGTTACAGCATGATGATCGGCGGCGAGACTGAAATTGTAGAAAACTTGCGGCCTATTTTTGAAACGCTGGCTCCCGGAAAAGACACAGGTTGGGGTCATGTCGGACCCAGTGGCGCGGGTCATTTTGTGAAAATGGTACACAACGGGATCGAATACGGACTGATGCAGGCGTACGCCGAGGGGTTCGAGATTCTCAAAAAACGAGAAGAATTTAGTCTGGATTTGCATCAGATCGCTGAAATTTGGCGTTTTGGCAGCGTGATTCGGAGCTGGCTGCTCGACCTGACTGCCGAGGCGCTGAAAGAAGATCAAAATTTAAGCGACATCAAGGGTTGGGTCGCCGATAGCGGAGAAGGCCGCTGGACTGTGGCCGACGCCATCGAGTTGGACGTCCCGGCGCCGGTGATTACTCTCTCGCTGATGATGCGTTTTGTCAGTCGGCAGGATGAGAGTTTTGCCGCAAAAATACTTGCCGCCATGCGCAATCAGTTCGGCGGCCACGCAGTCAAAAAAAGTGAAAATTAA